From the genome of Amblyraja radiata isolate CabotCenter1 chromosome 31, sAmbRad1.1.pri, whole genome shotgun sequence:
CAGAGTTGTAGTGCGTCACCAACGCAGTCTGAGAGGCACCAGAGTGACAGCATGGACTCGGAACGTAGAATATACAGTCGATCGTCAGATCGTAGTGGTAGTTGCAGCTCGCTCTCACCCCCTCGATATGATAAAGTTGAGAAGACTGACAAAGTTCGACCAGAGCGTTATGATAAAAATGAAAAGGAGAAAGACCGAGTGTTTGAACCCGAAAGAGttgataaaaggacacaaaggaaAGAAAAGGTTGAGAAATTggaaaaagcaaaaaaaatcgACAAACCTGAAGTGGAAAAACCAGAGAAGAAGGAGAAAACTGAGAAGCTCAGACTACGCAAGGTGAAGCCTCCAACTCCAAGTTCCCCATCTTCTGAAACAGACCAAGAAATAGACAGAGATCCAAACCCTGATGGACAAAAGGGTAAAACAAAACAAGGGAAAGAAAAAGCAGAGAAAGACGGGGCTTCAAAAAATCGTTTAGATTTAATTCCCTGTGTGGTGTTAACTCGTGTAAAAGAGAGAGAGACGAAAGTGATTGAACCCCTGATTGTGGAGAAGTCGAGAGGAAAGCCAGAGAATGATGTGGTCAAATCTCCTCCTGCAGAACAACATAAAGTACAGCTAACACGACTTGATCAGACAAAGACAGAGCTGACCAAAGTGGAGCCCATTAGGCCAAAAATGTTAAAAGAGAAACTGCTTGCCAGCCAAATAGAAATCGTGGAGAAGGAAGTGAAAATCAAGCATAAAAAGAACCTCAAACCCGAACCGTGTGTTGATGCACCGAATGTAATGGATATTGACAAACTGGAAGCAAGGAAGAGGCGTTTTGCGGATCCAACGTTAAGAACAGACAGGCAGAAGTTAGAGGTTAAGAGAAGCAGTCAAGAGGAAGAGGAACTGCGTCAAGGTCTAAAAAAACAACCTGAGCTGGCTCCCTGGAGAGAAGTGGGTAAAGAAGGAGACGTTGACCGCAGACCCGTGCGCAAAGAATCGCTCAAACGAGAGCACAGAAAAATTAAGCAAGAAAAATTAATTCCAGCATTCAGCCCCAGGGAAGGGCAGGAGTCTGCCACTGTTTCGGTAGGGATTGGCTTGCGGCCTGGCGTGGATGTACAGTCTAGAATAAGTGAGCCATCTGAAGACTTGGTGGACGTTCAAGAAGTTGGAGTGAAGAAAGTGAACACACCAAAACCTCTGCTTAAGGGAGTTCTTCAGCAACTGCTCCCACACCTTGATGAGATATCGGGAGAAGGAGATATGAAAAGAGATGAACGGAAGAGAAAATATAGCGGCACTGAAGACGCAAATGATCACAAGTCCACCCATGAGAAATCGCAGACGGCTGAAGCGGAAGAGAAACTAGGGATTGATATTGATTACACTCAGAGTTACCGGAAACAAATGGAGCAGAACCGCAAACTGAAGCAGCAGCAGGAGATGGAGATGGCAAAATCAGAGAAATTCAACAGCCCCAGAAAAGATAATCCAGACGAATTTGACAGAAGAAGTTTGGTCCATGAAGTTGGGAAGCCACCTCAAGATGTCACAGACGACTCTCCTCCAGTTAAACGGAAAAAAACAGACCAATTTGATTTTGAGATTAGCATGAAAAGAGAGAGAAATTATAGGAGTTCTCGTCAACAAAGTGAGGATTCCGAAAAAACTGTCTTTTCCCCTGGATTTCGGCATATTCTGTCTTATCAGGATGAAGATGATAACTCAGACTCTCCACATCAGACATTGCCACATCAGACATTGCCACATCAGACATTGCCACCGAAAGAACCTAAAGTTTCTCCCAAGCCAGACTACACCATTCAAGTTCCTGTTAAAGAAGAATCTTTAAAGTGCAATTCTTATGAATCAAATAAGCGAGAACAAATTTTGGACTTGTCCAGAATTAAAATAGCATCTCAGAGCTCCGAGGAGGAGACAGCACGCTGGGAAACACGTTTGAAACTAGAGGCAAGTAGATCTGACGTTAGCTTTCCAAGTAGCGTCATAAAACGCGATGGAATTCGCAAGCGTTCTGTGCGTGAGCTCGAACCAGGAGAGGTACCGAGCGATTCTGATGAGGATAATGAACATAAATCTCATTCACCAAAAGCCTCAACTTCTTTTGAAAGTTCTAGGTTGCCTTTGTTTCTACGAAATAGGGAGGATGATAGGATATCAGACTTGAAGCTATCAAGTTCTCTGGAAAGAAACAAATTCTATTCCTTTGCTCTCGACAAGACCATTACCCCGGACACCAAGGCTTTACTAGAAAGGGCAAAGTCTCTGTCGTCATCCCGAGAAGAAAATTGGTCATTTCTGGATCGAGATTCCAGGTTTGCCAACTTTAGGAAAGATAAAGATAAGGAAAAGGTGGAATCGGCACCAAGGCCAATCCCCTCTTGGtacatgaaaaagaaaaaaattaGAACCGATTCTGATGGTAAAATGGATGAAAAGAAGGAAGAGCACAAGGAAGACGAGCAAGAGAGGCAGGAACTATTTGCTTCCCGTTTCCTGCACAGCTCCATTTTTGAGCAGGATTCAAAACGCCTACAGCACCTTGAAAGGAAAGAAGATGATTTGGATGTAATTTCTGGGAAATTCTTTGGAAGGCAAGGATCTGTGGATGGCTCCAATAGCAGCCTAGAACTGATACAAGAACCCGTAGTCTTGTTTCACAGTCGCTTCATTGAATTGACACGAATGCAAcagaaagaaaaggaaaaggaCCAGAAACCAAAGGAACTGGAGCGACGAGAAGTTGAAAAAGAAGTTCAGCCTAAAACACCAGATTCTGCCCCTGAATCAGAGGTGGTGAATACTATGCCGTTTTTTAGGGCTCTTATACCGCAACCACCCCCTGTTGTTCCCCAGCCAGTTCTCCTTGAGCAACGAGAAGCAACTCTGAATAAAGTAGTGCACGAAGCCTCCCTGGTGGAAAATGTAAACTCCAGCTCTGCAGCGGATGCCCTGAAATATGTTGTTAGTGTCAGCCCTTGTGAAGAAGCAGAACCGGCAGTAAACAAGCAATTAGATGCAAATGTTACTTCAAGTTTTGCGGCTACCGAGGAGGAAATATCGATTGGAGAACATCCCTCTTACTTGAATACTAAACCGCCAACTCCGGGAGGAGCTGACCCACAAAACTGCAGAAATCCAGAAACAGAAGTGTTAGAACTTGGTTCAGATTCCACCAAAACTAGCAAAAAAGAAGTGGCATCCGATGAACACAAAGGAGATAAAAATTCTTCCGTCACTGTCCAGTTAGATGTCAACCAGCAAGAAGAACACTTGGAGGTACAGCCACAGATTTCGGATAATGAAGCAGATACCGAACCGTCTGTAGGTATAAAAGAGAAAAGGTCTTCACAAACCAAAAGAACAAAGACTACACTTCAGGCAGTCACTGCAACCATCCCGGAAAAGCCTGTCACGAGGAAAAGTGAGAGGATAGACCGTGAAAAGCTAAAGAGGTCATCATCGCCCCGAGCTGACACTCAGAAACTTCAGGAGCAGAAATTGGAGATAGAAAGAGTCTCAAAAAACACAGCAAAATCTCCAAGTTCTGCCCCAGAGTCTGAAACTTTGGAGCCAAGTTTGCCTTTAGGCAGAACACGCCGTAGAAATGTGCGATCTGTTTATGCGACAATTGACGACGGCCCAAATCTAATGAAAGACTCGACCGACACGTCACGGTCAACCAGGAAACGAGGCGATAAAGAACTTCAGGAACcatcgaatgtacaaactccgcctcGGAGGGGGAGACCCCCAAAATCCCGCCGCCGACCAGGGGACGAGAATCCATGTTTTAAAGCTGAGCCGGTGAAACAAGAAGCTGAAGAAACGGAAACTAAAGACAGCATTGAAAACGCAAAACCAGTTGAAGGATGGAAGTCACCAAGATCACAGAAAGCCGCACAAAGTCATCCATTACCCCCTTCACCTGCTTTTAGCAGCCATGTTGGAAAGAAAGCCATTAAAACAGAATCAAGGACATCCGAGATTTGTGTTGACCATAGAGATGATGTTACAGAGACTTTGGCTGAGCAAGGTTCGAATAAGAATATAGTTAAACACTCACCAGAGGAACGGGAGGTGGCAGTCGACAAAAAAACAGTTGACAAAAATGACATTGCGTTGGAGAATTGTCCTTCAGATAAAAACCCTGGTGAAGTTGTAGAAAAGGGATGTTTGGAGAAAGGCTCCAAGTCAAAGTGTGGAAGAGGAAGGAACTCAAAGGACAATGAAGACAAAATATCTCTACGAAATTTGGAAATAAGACTCAGTACTGAGGAGCTAAATGTTGTTAAAAGTGATACAGAGACGACTGGGACTGTAAAGAAAGATGCCCAGAAAGATGACGATCAGTCGCCTAAGCTAATTAAAGAAGAAATCAAGAATCCATTCTCAGAACCACCAAAATCACCAGATAAAGACTCCCCTAGACGTTCGTGTTCGCCAGAAGCTGTACAGCGTGCTAAGCAGATGGAACTTGAGAGAGCAGTGGAGAACATTGCAAAATTAACAGAAATCCCAACTGTGCATCCTTACAAAGAAGCTACTAATGAACCGGACGTTAGACCAGAGGAAGAAGTAGAAAAGCCTGCTCATCAAGCAAGTGAAACTGAGCTCGCAgctgccattgactccatcatTGCAGATGAATCGGCAGAACCCGACAACTTCCCGTCTGCTCCAAGATATTCCGCTGACCAAACTGTGGCGGGCATCGCTGAAGATCCGACTGTAGTCCCTACACCCCCAGATGCAACACAGCCTGAAACTGATCAGGCGGCTGCAAATATACCGGAGTCAAATAACAATGTTGGCGCCTCGGGACGACTGTTGGCAAAAGCACCACCCACAAATCGTCCAGTATCAACAAACCCATCTTCAGATCGTGGTGTTTCTAAAGCCCCATCCTCAGGCCAGTCAGTTTCTAAATCTGCTGCATCAGCAGAGACTTTGACTCCAAAGGTTCCCCCCTCGATAGAAAGAAATGTTTCTGAAGTTCCCTCTTCAACGGATGTGATTTCTAAAGCTCCTACCTCCACAAACAGCGTTGTGACTAAAGTTCCTGCAGTAGTAGGTTCCACCTCAACAGAGAGTGTAATTTCTAAAGCTTCAGCTTCACAAGAAACCGTGATTTCTAAAGTTCCTGTCACAGAGGAACTTTTATCTAAAAGTACTGTTTTATCTAAAAGTACCATTACAGTAGAGAGTGTAATATCTAAAGCTCCTGTCTCTGTGGAGAGTGTGATTTCCAAAGCTCCTGCCTCAGTGGAGAGTGTGATTTCCAAAGCTCCCACCTCCGTTGAGAATGTGGTTTCTAAAACTCCCGTTGGAACAGTGAGTGTCGTTTCCCCAGCTCTGCCTTCAGATGGTTTGGCTTCTAAAAGTTCAGCTGTGGACAGTCAATCAGCAGTATCAGTCAGCTCAGTTTCCAGATCTGCTTTATTGACTACTTTGGCTGAGGCAAAAGATGCTGACGTGTGCCTCCAGCAACCTGAAAATATCTCCCAGAAAACGGAGAACCCTCCAAAACCAGAACCTGCCGAGGTCCACCGAACTCCAAGTCGCAGAGGGCGTTCAAAACCCAGGCTATCAAGGCGTAGCAGGCGAGGAAGTACGGGCAGGAAAGGGGAACTGGCAGACGGCAACATCTCTGAACCTGAGCCAGCGCCTGTTTCTGCTGACGTCAAGCAAAGCACGGTCACAGCAGAGACCAGTTTGGAAAAACCTACAAAAATACTGGTGGAAGCACTTTGCATCCCGAAGAGTGAGAGCGACACCCTGGCCAGACTAGAAGAGTGCAAACCCGATGAAATGAAAATCACCACGGCAAACAAGGAGTCTGTGACTGAGGCTATTTCACCTCAGGATCCACAGCATTGTTCATATAATGAAGATAACAAGAGTGCtacatattttaaattaaaacaacATAATGACCATACAGCCGAGGCTCAACCTAAGCCGAGCATGCCAAGAGTGGCCATTAATGCACTCCCCGCCACCACCACTGCAAAGATTTCAGTAACTCCAGCCCCTATTTTGGGAAGTGTACACGCTAGTTCTGGGGCTGTGCCAGATTGGATATCAAGGCATGAAGGACCCCGTTCTTGTTCCACGCCCCCTCCTGCAGCCCCTCCTCCAGATACCAAAGCCTCTGATCTGGACACAAACTCCAGCACCTTACGGAAAATTCTCATGGAGCCGAAATATGTGTCGGCCTCTGGAGTCCCGACGACGTTTGTTACCACGGCTATAAATGAACCCTTGACTTCGGTTCGGTCAGAAGAATCTTTCCCTTCAGCTGAATGCAACAAACTGGTCTTGGATGAGAAACCGGCACTTCCTCCAAGCACAACTGCAGGGCAACAATTGACAGAGGTACTGACCTTTAATGAGAAAGAAAAACATGTTGGTTCTTTGATCTCACCCAAAGTTACTTCTGTGATCAGCAGAATGCCGCCGAGTATAGATCATGAGGAAATGGCAAAGGTTTCAATGAATAGCCGAGGCCCAGTTAACCTTCCTTCTCAGTTACCCAGCCTCCCAAATATGACTCTGACCAAACAGAAATATAGATCGAGCTTGACTGAAAACAGCCGGTACAAACTCGGAACATACATTGCAGAAGAGTCTAGGCCGGTGGAAAATATCCCGTTAAATCAGGGCTCAAGTCCAGGGCTGAGAGTAAATACATCTGAAGGAGTTGTGGTACTGAGTTACTCAGGCCAGAAGACCGAAGGTCCTCAGCGAATAAGTGCTCCCATCAGCCAGATTCCACCTGCTAGTGCAGTGGACATAGAGTTTCAGCAATCAGTGTCCAAGTCACAAGCAAAACAGGAGGCAGTTTCCCAATCACAGGCTGTGACTAAAGTGTCGCAGACTCCATCCGGCTACAGCAATGTCATTGGCACTCATTCCTCAAGCATGCACACAGGGCATGGTGGCGCTCCGCTATATAACACATCACCTGTGATTTCCAGCATAAAACAGGAGCATCAGATCCTCGAAAAGTCTGAATCTTCCCTCCATTCTCAGCCAGCAGCAGTGAAGATTGTGTACAATCTAATGCCAAACATTATAACTGCGAACAAAAAAGGTGGAGAAGCAGTGGTTCCGAAGATCGAACCTGGCAAAGTAAGTCAGCAGTCGACACTGAGCCCGGGGATCAGCACTCACCATGCTGCTCTGCCATGTAAGATGCAGTCGGACACGAACCACATCAGTTCTGGGCGTGGAACCCCCACCGAACGGACTTTGTCTCTGCCACTTTCCATTAAACAGGaaccccactcccctcacacaTCAGTTCACTCCCCTTCCTCCTTTCCCAAAGTATGTCAGCCGAGTAGCACATCCTCCGTTTCCCAGTCGATAAACGCAAACATGGTTCTGAATGCTGGCCTCTCCATGGCGCAGTTTGTTCCCAGTGTCCACCTTCCAGAGCAGTCGGTCATTATGCCTCCTCACAGTGTGACGCAGTCTCAGGTCGTCCCCTTAGGGCACCTTTCTCAGGGTGAAGTCAGAATGAACTCCCCGTCAGTACCGGGTATCCCGTACGGCATACGGCCTGAGGCTCATCACGCCTCCACACGAGCTGTCCTCCAATCTCAGATGGAACTCCGCTCGCAGCGCTCCAACACACCACAGTCATCGGTCATCAGGGACTTGTGTATGCCTCAGATCTCCAATCAGCACCAACCAGATGAAGAGTTGCTCCATTATCACGGGATTAGACGAGGGTCTGGTCCCCTGCAGCCTGATGTCCTGGTGATGCAGCCAGACTACAGAATGCATCCTGGAAGTTTAAGACTGGACCAATACAATGTACCCCAGGAGATGCTGCTGCGAGACGTACGGATGATGTACCCTCCTCTCACAGCGGTTGGTGATGTCCACAATGAATCCAGACAGGCCAGGACCCCAGACGGATCGGTTAAAACTCCTCCAGCCAGTAAAACCCCTCAGCCAGCTAAAGAGGCCCCGAAACCATCCGAGGTGAAAATGGCCAAGTCGCCGCACAGCGAAGCTCGATTGATCAATGTCCCCCCTGGATTACCCATGTCTCAGTCTGTAATGGTTTCCCATGGTGTTCAGCTTATGCACCAGGTCCCCAGTTCCTTCCACGACTACCCACGCGTGTATCAAGATCTTCGCAACTTCCACCCTTCTCACCTCGGTGGAATAAACCCGCAGTTTGGTGGAATAAACTTGCCTTCGCGCAGTATGACTCCTCAGGTAAGTACAACGAGTTTATTTTTTCCCACAAAGCTATATGTGTTTGGGAGTTATTCTTATCCGTGGTACTTTATTAATGAAGGAATATTCCTGAAGAGCAATGCTTAACAAGTCTATATTCATTCATTCTGATGCCATTGTATCCCATAAACTAAACACAGGCAGCCAAACATGCGGGGCTTTGTCATATGTCCGTTTGTAGAGGCAGCATCAATCACATGGTACAGTTTATTACTTTGTATTCTAGAACCGTAACATCCATTTGGCATGTTCCAGTTGATGAATGAGCAATCCACATtgtttctgcactctttcttGACAGCcctgcagcagtctgaagaagggtttaaacgcaaaatgtcatccatccattcccctccacagatggtgtctgacccacttagttcctccagcactttgctcaagtttccagcatctgcagttcattatgtCTCAATTCTTTTTTTCGCCCTATTTTGAAGTCCAGTTCCACCATTATATTGGCCAATGCATTCTGGATCTTTGCAATTTTCAAAAGGAAATCTCTGACTTAAATAGGTGTCTTCTGGTTTCTCACCCTTCTGCTCCGGAGGACTTTTTTCTTTATTTGCTCTCTCAAACCTATTCATGGGTTAGCATTGTAGTAGTCCCCCGAGTCTCAGGGTTTTTTTCAGCTAAGTCTCAACACCCCTTCAACCAAGTTTTGGGTGACCGAACCTAATTATCTCCTCATGTGGCTTATTGTTTGATAACACTGCTGTGAATTGCCTTGTGGTGTTTTGCCAAGTTAGACATGATGCATGTTGTTTATAGCATCAACAATcctttatttttggaaataattCCTAATCAGGTTGCCGGCTTCAAAGATTTGtttccatacacccccccccccacccatttttcccagCATGTAAAGACATTGAATAGGACCTTTCACATTCTATGGACATCACAAATCTCTGTTTAATAACATTCAAAAAGAGTGCAGTGTAATGACTATTGTACTGTCAGCAGCCTAGTTGTGGTAAGGTGGGTCTAAATGAGCTATAAAATAATATCCACATAATTTGTATTTGATTATTGGCTGGGATCCAGGGTAATTACCTCTTCAAATAATGTAGTGAGATCTCCTGTTGCGAGAGAAAGATGAGCCTTAATTTAGTGTCTCGTCCAGAAGTCTAATTTTAACAGAGCAGCAGCTCTTACTCAGTTTTGTATTAGTGTTAGTCACGGTTATATGTTCAAGACTCAGAAGTGGAACTtaaacctggatagagtggatgtggagaggatgtttccactagtgggagagtctaggaccagagggcacagactcagaataaaaggacgttcatttaggaaggctgtgtaggccaagccaatggatatttttaaggcagaaatagatagattcttgattagtacgggtgtcaggggttatagggagaaggcaggagaatggggttaagagggaaaggtagatcagccatgattgaatggcctaattctgctcctatcacttatgaacatgaaccttGACCTACAAGGGTGCTGCTACGGAATGAAAGATGATACGCAAATATTTATGACTAGACGTCTGTTATAACACAATGCAAGAAAATTAAGATTTTTATAATTAatgtacaggtagttctgctatcaaGCAATAGTTGTGTTCCAAGAACCCATGTATTGTAGAAAAATGTGTTATTACAACA
Proteins encoded in this window:
- the spen gene encoding msx2-interacting protein isoform X7 — encoded protein: MVRETRHLWVGNLPENVREDKIIEHFKRYGRVESVKILPKRGSEGGVAAFVDFVDIKSAQKAHNSVNKMGDRDLRTDYNEPGTIPSAARGLDDTVPIGTRTREVSGFRGGGGGPTYGPPPSLHGREGRYERRLDGASDNRERTYDHSAYGHHDRTTAGFDRPRHYEQDYYRDPRDRTIQHGVYYGSRSRSPTRFEAHDPRYEQRGREQFAISSVVHRDLYREDITREVRGRRQEKNYQHSRSRSPHSSRSGNQSPQRPSQGRPRRSPSGSGSRSRSSSSDSVSSSSSTSSDSSDSSSSSSDESPARSVQSAAVPAPPVQLPTPVEKDEPRKSYGIKVQNLPVRSTDTSLKDGLFHEFKKYGKVTSVQIHGASEERYGLVFFRQQEDQEKAMNASKGKLFFGMQIEVTAWTGPGPLAETESENEFRPLDDRIDEFHPKATRTLFIGNLEKTTTYGDLRNIFERFGEIVDIDIKKVNGVPQYAFLQYCDIASVCKAIKKMDGEYLGNNRLKVRKEKYSHLLIRNIHLSGIHSEILLGFGKSMPTNCVWLDGLSSNITEQYLSRHFCRYGPVLKVDFANRESQLAFYRSMEVSGQDIRDLYEIFAERSREDRRGSYHEYPTDRAYFDAVRGPAATFPEDPRRDYRARSRDFYAEWDPYQGDYYDPRYYEDPREYRDYRDPYEQDIREYSYRQRERERERERYESDRERDHERRTCERSQSPTHSRRAQSCSASPTQSERHQSDSMDSERRIYSRSSDRSGSCSSLSPPRYDKVEKTDKVRPERYDKNEKEKDRVFEPERVDKRTQRKEKVEKLEKAKKIDKPEVEKPEKKEKTEKLRLRKVKPPTPSSPSSETDQEIDRDPNPDGQKGKTKQGKEKAEKDGASKNRLDLIPCVVLTRVKERETKVIEPLIVEKSRGKPENDVVKSPPAEQHKVQLTRLDQTKTELTKVEPIRPKMLKEKLLASQIEIVEKEVKIKHKKNLKPEPCVDAPNVMDIDKLEARKRRFADPTLRTDRQKLEVKRSSQEEEELRQGLKKQPELAPWREVGKEGDVDRRPVRKESLKREHRKIKQEKLIPAFSPREGQESATVSVGIGLRPGVDVQSRISEPSEDLVDVQEVGVKKVNTPKPLLKGVLQQLLPHLDEISGEGDMKRDERKRKYSGTEDANDHKSTHEKSQTAEAEEKLGIDIDYTQSYRKQMEQNRKLKQQQEMEMAKSEKFNSPRKDNPDEFDRRSLVHEVGKPPQDVTDDSPPVKRKKTDQFDFEISMKRERNYRSSRQQSEDSEKTVFSPGFRHILSYQDEDDNSDSPHQTLPHQTLPHQTLPPKEPKVSPKPDYTIQVPVKEESLKCNSYESNKREQILDLSRIKIASQSSEEETARWETRLKLEASRSDVSFPSSVIKRDGIRKRSVRELEPGEVPSDSDEDNEHKSHSPKASTSFESSRLPLFLRNREDDRISDLKLSSSLERNKFYSFALDKTITPDTKALLERAKSLSSSREENWSFLDRDSRFANFRKDKDKEKVESAPRPIPSWYMKKKKIRTDSDGKMDEKKEEHKEDEQERQELFASRFLHSSIFEQDSKRLQHLERKEDDLDVISGKFFGRQGSVDGSNSSLELIQEPVVLFHSRFIELTRMQQKEKEKDQKPKELERREVEKEVQPKTPDSAPESEVVNTMPFFRALIPQPPPVVPQPVLLEQREATLNKVVHEASLVENVNSSSAADALKYVVSVSPCEEAEPAVNKQLDANVTSSFAATEEEISIGEHPSYLNTKPPTPGGADPQNCRNPETEVLELGSDSTKTSKKEVASDEHKGDKNSSVTVQLDVNQQEEHLEVQPQISDNEADTEPSVGIKEKRSSQTKRTKTTLQAVTATIPEKPVTRKSERIDREKLKRSSSPRADTQKLQEQKLEIERVSKNTAKSPSSAPESETLEPSLPLGRTRRRNVRSVYATIDDGPNLMKDSTDTSRSTRKRGDKELQEPSNVQTPPRRGRPPKSRRRPGDENPCFKAEPVKQEAEETETKDSIENAKPVEGWKSPRSQKAAQSHPLPPSPAFSSHVGKKAIKTESRTSEICVDHRDDVTETLAEQGSNKNIVKHSPEEREVAVDKKTVDKNDIALENCPSDKNPGEVVEKGCLEKGSKSKCGRGRNSKDNEDKISLRNLEIRLSTEELNVVKSDTETTGTVKKDAQKDDDQSPKLIKEEIKNPFSEPPKSPDKDSPRRSCSPEAVQRAKQMELERAVENIAKLTEIPTVHPYKEATNEPDVRPEEEVEKPAHQASETELAAAIDSIIADESAEPDNFPSAPRYSADQTVAGIAEDPTVVPTPPDATQPETDQAAANIPESNNNVGASGRLLAKAPPTNRPVSTNPSSDRGVSKAPSSGQSVSKSAASAETLTPKVPPSIERNVSEVPSSTDVISKAPTSTNSVVTKVPAVVGSTSTESVISKASASQETVISKVPVTEELLSKSTVLSKSTITVESVISKAPVSVESVISKAPASVESVISKAPTSVENVVSKTPVGTVSVVSPALPSDGLASKSSAVDSQSAVSVSSVSRSALLTTLAEAKDADVCLQQPENISQKTENPPKPEPAEVHRTPSRRGRSKPRLSRRSRRGSTGRKGELADGNISEPEPAPVSADVKQSTVTAETSLEKPTKILVEALCIPKSESDTLARLEECKPDEMKITTANKESVTEAISPQDPQHCSYNEDNKSATYFKLKQHNDHTAEAQPKPSMPRVAINALPATTTAKISVTPAPILGSVHASSGAVPDWISRHEGPRSCSTPPPAAPPPDTKASDLDTNSSTLRKILMEPKYVSASGVPTTFVTTAINEPLTSVRSEESFPSAECNKLVLDEKPALPPSTTAGQQLTEVLTFNEKEKHVGSLISPKVTSVISRMPPSIDHEEMAKVSMNSRGPVNLPSQLPSLPNMTLTKQKYRSSLTENSRYKLGTYIAEESRPVENIPLNQGSSPGLRVNTSEGVVVLSYSGQKTEGPQRISAPISQIPPASAVDIEFQQSVSKSQAKQEAVSQSQAVTKVSQTPSGYSNVIGTHSSSMHTGHGGAPLYNTSPVISSIKQEHQILEKSESSLHSQPAAVKIVYNLMPNIITANKKGGEAVVPKIEPGKVSQQSTLSPGISTHHAALPCKMQSDTNHISSGRGTPTERTLSLPLSIKQEPHSPHTSVHSPSSFPKVCQPSSTSSVSQSINANMVLNAGLSMAQFVPSVHLPEQSVIMPPHSVTQSQVVPLGHLSQGEVRMNSPSVPGIPYGIRPEAHHASTRAVLQSQMELRSQRSNTPQSSVIRDLCMPQISNQHQPDEELLHYHGIRRGSGPLQPDVLVMQPDYRMHPGSLRLDQYNVPQEMLLRDVRMMYPPLTAVGDVHNESRQARTPDGSVKTPPASKTPQPAKEAPKPSEVKMAKSPHSEARLINVPPGLPMSQSVMVSHGVQLMHQVPSSFHDYPRVYQDLRNFHPSHLGGINPQFGGINLPSRSMTPQGISEGEHVHPGVRSKTPQISQESRLSGQVELHSPHMQHLQRERVQPEPNPTSYPSPTGVSLPIKHELSSPHQTLTPKQPSFISTQSSAPGAAPSPVISRTDHQTTAKPEPLASSCSQRPVDMVQLLTKYPIVWQGLLALKNDTAAVQLHFVSGNNVLAHRSLPASEGGPPLRIAQRMRLEATQLEGVARRMTVETDYCLLLALPCGRDQEDVVSQTESLKAGFISYLQLKQAAGIINVPNPGSNQPAYVLQIFPPCEFSESHLSRLAPDLLASISNISPHLMIVIASV